A stretch of Henckelia pumila isolate YLH828 chromosome 4, ASM3356847v2, whole genome shotgun sequence DNA encodes these proteins:
- the LOC140864362 gene encoding uncharacterized protein, which translates to MRPPHQHSRINLVELKAQIVKKLGAERSKQYFYYLNRLLSLKVSKGEFDKLCVGIIGRENIPLHNQFIRSILRNACGQSGPPPSIHKDDVLKHETQVSGKAIPADGYQNGSHIGMTQASSSPGSSNGGDMLPVSPRKARSGNRDRRTGERRSALGPNGKINFASQASISNQSNEFNVILENGDMNSPHIGRSMQHHQGLVQLERNENEISVPHPAKILGVRRSSDGPSTVHNKEHLELVVREDGKQVSSRISLEAPLGVPLCPVSVGGARRTLPPESTLRCIGTFNDGALLDSLTLRERMEQITVTQEIEGLPVDCANMLNHGLDSYLKRLITSCVELVGSRSGHELTRNNTHKLHHHMKLINGVRPVHHYQMLGSGKPLEVQEQRTHYPISLQDFRVAMELNPRQLGEDWPLLLEKICTRAFEE; encoded by the coding sequence ATGCGACCACCACATCAGCATTCACGGATCAATCTTGTCGAGTTGAAAGCTCAGATAGTGAAGAAACTTGGGGCAGAGAGGTCCAAGCAGTATTTTTATTACTTGAATAGATTATTGAGCTTAAAAGTGAGCAAGGGTGAATTTGATAAGCTTTGTGTGGGAATCATCGGGCGGGAAAACATTCCGCTTCACAATCAGTTTATTCGTTCTATTCTGAGAAATGCGTGTGGTCAGAGTGGCCCACCACCGTCCATTCACAAAGATGATGTTCTGAAGCACGAGACACAAGTTAGTGGCAAGGCAATACCTGCAGATGGTTACCAGAATGGGTCCCACATCGGAATGACTCAGGCTTCTAGTTCACCAGGTTCATCAAATGGAGGTGACATGTTACCCGTGTCTCCTCGGAAAGCCAGATCTGGTAACCGTGATCGGAGAACTGGGGAGCGTCGTAGTGCTCTTGGACCAAATGGGAAGATCAATTTTGCTTCACAGGCGTCTATCTCCAATCAGTCAAATGAATTTAATGTCATTTTAGAGAATGGGGATATGAATTCACCGCATATAGGTAGGTCTATGCAGCATCATCAAGGACTTGTGCAGTTGGAAAGGAACGAAAATGAGATCTCTGTTCCTCATCCAGCTAAAATATTGGGTGTGAGGAGATCTTCAGATGGACCATCTACCGTCCATAACAAAGAACATTTGGAGCTGGTGGTTAGAGAAGATGGAAAACAGGTTTCGTCAAGGATTTCACTTGAAGCTCCTCTTGGGGTTCCATTATGTCCCGTTAGTGTTGGTGGGGCACGAAGAACCCTGCCTCCAGAGAGTACCCTTAGATGTATTGGTACATTCAATGATGGTGCTTTGTTGGATAGTCTAACCTTAAGGGAACGAATGGAGCAAATTACTGTAACACAGGAGATTGAAGGGTTGCCAGTGGATTGCGCCAACATGCTGAACCATGGTTTGGATTCTTACCTGAAAAGATTAATTACGTCTTGCGTTGAACTTGTTGGATCAAGGTCAGGACATGAGTTGACAAGGAATAACACCCACAAGCTCCACCACCATATGAAGCTTATTAATGGTGTCAGACCAGTTCATCATTATCAGATGTTAGGAAGTGGCAAGCCTTTGGAGGTGCAAGAACAGAGGACCCATTACCCTATTTCTTTACAGGACTTCAGAGTTGCTATGGAGCTGAATCCAAGGCAACTTGGTGAAGACTGGCCATTGTTGCTTGAGAAAATATGTACACGTGCATTTGAAGAATAA